The Littorina saxatilis isolate snail1 linkage group LG13, US_GU_Lsax_2.0, whole genome shotgun sequence genome contains a region encoding:
- the LOC138945598 gene encoding KRAB-A domain-containing protein 2-like has product MDAKEQVFLEEVLKNKDKANRLLMTRDEYHRILDEVKEAAATTATKTQHQRHLLRRYEILTCGQVSKLVLKRKDETEQPKHFIFVEEMYDVLKCIHVVTGHGGRDKMLKEAGKKYANITEASVTLFKSLCVQCQEKKRRPTIKGIVVKPLLSKSFGSRSQVDLIDYQSLKQGGYSWVMVYQEHLTKFCVLRALTTKRAAEVAYQLLDIFLLFGAPQILQSDNGAEFCAKVITELKELWPDLVLVHGKPRHPQSQGSVERANSDIKDMMTTWMADNSTTNWTVGLKFVQFQKNNSYHSGIKQTPFAALFGADAKIGLTSSSIPNEVLQRLQSEDDLQAALGSPEAGSSTLMLGSPEAAPSTTVLGSPEAASSTIVLGSPEAAPSTIVPGLPTSLLQHEVMDFEPGSSTPPSGRSTPGHLTPASGRSTPGPSTSASGRSTPGPSTSASGRSTPGHLTPASGRSTPGPSTPASGRSTTGSSTPASGRSTPRPSTPASGRSTPGSSTPASGRSTPGPSMSGIDKHKNNILVSRKRAYQAQENQAERMVKRSKRIFPEAEVGDSVTVPIPAVDHGRSDPRNLIGIIKDKDDKGLYTIVVKSRPVHNCG; this is encoded by the exons ATGGACGCAAAAGAACAAGTATTTCTTGAGGAAGTGctaaaaaataaggacaaagCAAATAGATTACTTATGACCAGAGATGAGTACCACAGAATTTTAGATGAAGTGAAGGAAGCAGCAGCGACAACAGCTACTAAAACCCAACATCAAAGGCACCTTCTAAGAAGGTATGAAATTCTTACCTGTGGGCAAGTATCCAAACTCGTTCTAAAGCGAAAGGACGAAACTGAGCAACCTAAACACTTCATATTTGTTGAGGAAATGTACGATGTTTTAAAGTGCATCCATGTTGTCACTGGCCATGGTGGCCGTGATAAAATGTTGAAAGAGGCTGGGAAAAAGTATGCAAACATAACAGAGGCCAGTGTCACTTTGTTCAAGTCTTTGTGCGTTCAGtgtcaggaaaaaaaaagaagacctACGATTAAAGGCATTGTTGTAAAGCCTCTCCTGTCAAAGTCGTTTGGATCAAGATCTCAAGTGGATTTAATTGACTATCAGTCACTTAAACAGGGAGGATACTCATGGGTTATGGTCTACCAGGAACATCTTACCAAGTTTTGCGTGCTTAGAGCCCTTACAACAAAACGAGCAGCAGAGGTGGCATACCAACTTTTAGACATTTTCCTTCTCTTCGGAGCCCCGCAAATTCTTCAAAGTGACAACGGTGCCGAGTTTTGTGCCAAAGTCATCACTGAGCTAAAAGAATTGTGGCCTGATTTGGTTCTTGTCCACGGGAAGCCCCGACATCCCCAGTCACAGGGGTCTGTTGAAAGAGCAAATTCCGACATTAAGGACATGATGACAACTTGGATGGCCGACAACAGCACAACAAACTGGACAGTGGGTTTGAAGTTTGTACAATTTCAAAAGAACAATAGCTATCACTCAGGTATAAAGCAAACACCATTTGCTGCATTGTTCGGTGCTGATGCCAAAATCGGGCTTACTTCAAGCAGCATCCCAAATGAAGTTCTTCAACGACTGCAAAGTGAGGATGACCTGCAGGCTGCTCTGGGATCTCCAGAGGCTGGATCCTCAACGCTCATGCTGGGATCTCCAGAGGCTGCACCCTCAACGACCGTGCTGGGATCTCCAGAGGCTGCATCCTCAACAATCGTGCTGGGATCTCCAGAGGCTGCACCCTCAACGATCGTGCCTGGACTTCCAACGTCCTTACTACAGCATGAG GTCATGGACTTCGAGCCAGGATCTTCAACGCCACCATCGGGACGTTCAACCCCAGGACATTTAACGCCAGCATCAGGACGTTCAACCCCAGGACCTTCAACGTCAGCATCAGGACGTTCAACCCCGGGACCTTCAACATCAGCATCGGGACGTTCAACCCCAGGACATTTAACGCCAGCATCAGGACGTTCAACCCCAGGACCTTCAACGCCAGCATCAGGACGTTCAACCACAGGATCTTCAACGCCAGCATCAGGACGTTCAACCCCAAGACCTTCAACGCCAGCATCAGGACGTTCAACCCCAGGATCTTCAACGCCAGCATCAGGACGTTCAACCCCAGGTCCTTCAATGTCAGGAATTGATAAGCATAAAAACAATATACTAGTCTCTCGTAAAAGGGCCTATCAGGCGCAAGAAAATCAGGCTGAAAGGATGGTGAAAAGAAGCAAGCGAATATTTCCTGAAGCTGAAGTTGGAGACTCGGTGACAGTCCCAATACCAGCAGTTGACCATGGGAGATCTGACCCAAGAAACTTGATTGGCATAATCAAAGACAAAGACGACAAAGGCCTGTACACAATTGTGGTTAAAAGTAGGCCTGTACACAATTGTGGTTAA